aggaaacaaaaaatatgaaGTTCATCGTTCTTGTTTTTGGCCGCACGAAGAGACCCATGTGGCGTTtaggaaaaagaattaaaaaaagattatttcGGAGTAAAATTATTATTGAGTATAGAACTGTTAGCAAAGGCAACACTCACTGCTGGGGCCTTTCGACTGATAAAGCAGCTCACGATACTATTAGACGAGGCGGGAGAACACACAAATGGGAGAGAATAGGCGAAGCGGGGTGAAAGCGACGTCAGTGCCCCTCCGCGGTCATGGAAAATGCTCCTTTCATCAATATAAAGCTCCCCAATTTGTCCGCGATCGCCAAACCCGCCCCGATCTCGATCTCGCTCTCTGTCCGATCCCTCGCCGGGCGTCGACCTCCACCGGCAGTTTTTCGAGGTTCGTATACGCTTTGCCCCGGTTTGTTTCTGCGGATTGATCGCCCTTGCAAGGATTGATCATTATTGATTGATTCGTTGGGTGTTGTAGGATATCGAGAGTTCTTCTTAGGGCCGTCATCAATCATGTTTAGTGGCTGGAAGTGCTGGACTTTCGGAAAAGGTAAGCTGAAGACCGACGCTCAGCTTCTCACGGCGATGGACAAGCTGGGGAAGGTACAGTTCGTCTGCTTTTTCTTTGCCCCAGCCGTTCTTAGTCTTTGATTTTCAATTCATCGTGGTCGGTTGATCGTCTGGGCATTTAGTAACGGGGATTCGATCCGTGGTTCCTGCGCTTGATCTTGAGTTTTCggcctttttgttttttcttcaaagGTTGAAGAAATGGTTCTGAATTTTCATTTCTGGAAAAACTGACGAGCAGATACTTCCTTAAGCTCCCAATGGGGACTGTGCTTGGGGCTCTTAGCCTTCTGGCAGTAGTTTCACTTTCGATAATTGAGTCTCCATGTGATTGTGTATGGAATTGCCGCATACTTCAATAATTGGCTGCTTATTTATAGTGATCCATAAGCTTTGGGGCTGATTTTGCCCCTGAAAGTAAAAGCTGCTTGTTAGCTCCTGCTTTTTTCACATGGGGAAGTTAGACTGCGGCTATATGTGCTAGTTCAACCAAGGCACACCATCACACATTTATTCAGTGCGTCGAAATTTTTGATCTGATTACATAAATGGTAAAGGACTTATAtgtatttattaatttccaGAGGAGTCCATTCTTTGCTGTGGAGTCTTTTCCAATGATGTTGTCAGTGATGGAGAAATACATACTTCAAGTACTAATAGTAGTAAAACACGCGCTTCTGCGTTTCTTTATATTGAGATGTTGATTTCTTTAATTAGAATGTGGGCTTTCATGAGGAAAGATTGAACTTTGGTCCGTACAAATAACTACggtaggttttctttttctatttttaactGGTTCTGTTGGACCCTCTGCCCTCCTTTCCATACAGACATCTTTAATGCTggaggaaaaggagaaagaattCAAAGAGAAGGCTTCTCAAGAGGTTGAGAAATCGAAGGAGCTCACTAGAGCAAAAGATGAAGCAGGTATGGTCATTCACCTCGACCTTCTCAGAGTTGCTTCATTTTCTCAACCTGTCCACTGGTTATTAGGAATGGATTTGTGTACCCATAATGCAGTGAAaatccacataaacttcttGTTGCGTTTATTATTTCATTGTTTATGGCAGTCAAAGCACTTTGATCTGTCATTGCATTCTGATTTGGACTTTCCTTTGTACCATTGTGACCTTATTACTGGATAGCAAATTTAGGATAACCAATTTTTTTACCATTACATTTTGTTGTTTGTGGCCGCGACTATAATTTTCTATCCTTTCACCTGTattgctcattttcttttcccttgtaacgcTGACTTCCAACTATGcaagaatttttcttc
This genomic stretch from Eucalyptus grandis isolate ANBG69807.140 chromosome 3, ASM1654582v1, whole genome shotgun sequence harbors:
- the LOC104436529 gene encoding vacuolar protein sorting-associated protein 32 homolog 1 isoform X2; amino-acid sequence: MENAPFINIKLPNLSAIAKPAPISISLSVRSLAGRRPPPAVFRGYREFFLGPSSIMFSGWKCWTFGKGKLKTDAQLLTAMDKLGKTSLMLEEKEKEFKEKASQEVEKSKELTRAKDEAVARRSLKKKRLYEQQLEPLGNSQLQIAGQMIMLEGAKAATETADALRTGAAVMKTMQEKANMFVVMDEVNEQNESTRQMLQAISAPPGADSDEEHEADAESPPLSSDSD
- the LOC104436529 gene encoding vacuolar protein sorting-associated protein 32 homolog 1 isoform X1 produces the protein MENAPFINIKLPNLSAIAKPAPISISLSVRSLAGRRPPPAVFRGYREFFLGPSSIMFSGWKCWTFGKGKLKTDAQLLTAMDKLGKTSLMLEEKEKEFKEKASQEVEKSKELTRAKDEAVARRSLKKKRLYEQQLEPLGNSQLQIAGQMIMLEGAKAATETADALRTGAAVMKTMQEKANMFVVMDEVNEQNESTRQMLQAISAPPGADSDEQEHEADAESPPLSSDSD